A window of the Rhizobium sp. ACO-34A genome harbors these coding sequences:
- a CDS encoding acyl-CoA synthetase (activates fatty acids by binding to coenzyme A): MFNLSRFITQNARTTPEAEALVYEDVRLDWRNLEARVGHLAYGLRQHGVKEGSIVALLMKNSLAYAELIYAIGHIGAIVLPLNFRLSADEVRYITAHAGADLIFADELFLAAAENAELPVVVVDEAGQRDLGAVLTPVQAGRRQVGIVPRGRNDIFRLMYTSGTTSRPKGVVHTYDNYYWKCYDHILTLGLTNASRLLIVGPMYHVGGCDLPGLAVHLAGGLILIQRDFDPRNVLEGIARERINGVWLAPVMSNDILALPKVKETDHASLRWCIAGGERTPESRIRAFMEHFPNARYIDAYGMTETCSGDTMMNPGRELEKIGSVGRPLRFVEIEIRDDDGNLLLAGQEGEICMRGPKVMREYWRDPDTTAATFHSDGFLRSGDVGYMDEDGFLFITDRQKDMIISGGENIASSEVERVIYDHPAVKEAAVFARAHPRWGEIAVAAVVLAENRSLSFEELLQHCQKSLAKFKCPKDLVILPELPRNPSGKVLKRVLRDRDRQGQLDAVSAMEAASR; this comes from the coding sequence ATGTTCAACCTGTCACGGTTCATCACACAAAACGCCCGAACGACTCCCGAGGCTGAGGCGCTGGTCTACGAGGATGTTCGCCTGGACTGGCGGAACCTCGAGGCGCGTGTCGGCCATCTTGCCTACGGCCTTCGACAACATGGCGTCAAGGAAGGCTCGATCGTCGCATTGCTGATGAAGAACAGCCTGGCCTATGCCGAGCTGATCTATGCCATCGGTCATATCGGAGCCATTGTTCTGCCGCTGAACTTCCGCCTTTCAGCCGACGAGGTGCGCTACATCACCGCCCATGCGGGCGCCGATCTGATCTTCGCAGACGAATTGTTCCTAGCAGCAGCAGAAAACGCCGAACTCCCGGTTGTTGTGGTTGATGAGGCCGGCCAGCGCGATCTCGGCGCAGTGCTCACGCCAGTCCAGGCGGGGCGAAGGCAGGTCGGCATCGTGCCGCGCGGGCGAAACGACATCTTCCGGCTGATGTACACCTCCGGAACGACATCCCGGCCGAAGGGCGTGGTCCATACCTATGACAACTACTACTGGAAGTGCTACGACCATATCCTTACCCTTGGCCTGACCAATGCCAGTCGCCTTCTCATCGTCGGCCCGATGTATCATGTCGGCGGCTGCGACCTTCCGGGCCTCGCCGTCCATCTGGCGGGAGGACTCATTCTGATCCAGCGCGATTTCGATCCCCGCAACGTGCTGGAGGGGATCGCCCGTGAGCGGATCAATGGCGTCTGGCTCGCTCCGGTGATGAGCAACGATATCTTGGCTCTGCCAAAGGTGAAGGAAACAGACCATGCGTCGCTGCGCTGGTGCATCGCTGGCGGCGAGCGTACTCCGGAATCGCGCATCCGCGCCTTCATGGAGCATTTTCCGAACGCCCGGTATATCGACGCCTACGGGATGACGGAAACCTGCTCGGGCGACACTATGATGAATCCAGGTCGCGAGTTGGAAAAAATCGGTTCGGTTGGACGTCCCCTGCGTTTTGTCGAAATCGAAATTCGCGATGACGACGGCAATCTCCTCCTCGCAGGCCAGGAGGGCGAGATCTGCATGCGCGGCCCCAAGGTCATGCGCGAATACTGGCGCGATCCCGACACGACCGCCGCGACGTTCCATTCCGACGGATTCCTGCGTTCAGGCGACGTTGGCTATATGGACGAGGACGGCTTCCTCTTCATCACCGACAGGCAGAAGGACATGATCATCTCGGGCGGCGAGAACATCGCTTCGTCCGAGGTGGAACGGGTGATCTACGACCATCCCGCCGTCAAGGAGGCGGCCGTGTTCGCCCGGGCCCATCCGCGCTGGGGAGAGATCGCCGTCGCGGCCGTCGTGCTCGCCGAGAACCGGAGCTTGAGCTTCGAGGAACTGCTGCAACATTGTCAAAAGTCGCTGGCGAAGTTTAAATGCCCCAAGGATTTGGTGATCCTGCCGGAATTGCCGCGCAATCCTTCCGGAAAAGTGCTCAAGCGCGTCTTGAGGGATCGTGACAGGCAAGGGCAACTCGATGCAGTGTCAGCCATGGAAGCAGCCAGCAGATAA
- a CDS encoding multidrug efflux RND transporter permease subunit, whose amino-acid sequence MAAFFIDRPVFAWVLSIAIMLAGILSLTALPITQYPNVAPPQIKISGTYPGASPEDTYEGVTRLIEEQLNGVPGLLYYESTSDASGAINITVTFEPGTDPDNAAVEVQNRVRRVEARLPAAIVQRGITVTAASSGTLLLVALTSKSGDMDGLALGDYMSRNVANELRRIPGIGNVQLFGSERAMRVWIDPDRLLGFNLSPSDVTDAIHSQNAQVAAGRVGAAPVGPERRTTGSLLIKGQLVTPEEFGAIVLRAQSDGSTVRLRDVARIEVGAESYSTSTRINGKAASGAAIELAPGGNALSAAGAIRERMAELAPSFPEDIAWSIPYDTTPFVSISIEKVLHTLLEAVVLVFAVMFLFLQNIRYTVIPTVVVPIALLGACAVMLVLGFSINVLTMFGMVLAIGILVDDAIVVVENVERIMMEEGLSPKEATKKAMKQITGAVIGITLVLTSVFVPMAFFPGAVGVIYKQFALTMVASILFSAFLALSLTPALCATFLKPIEKGHAHARKGFFGWFNRGFDSTSRTYSGWVGGLLRTSGRVMLVYLVVVAATAYMFARLPTDFLPVEDQGTLLAQVQGPADATAARTLESVETMEKIVLDDPAVTRVVAINGFSFSGAGENAAIVFMTLKDWSERGAEQAATLVAQKLNGAFQSIKDAAAFATAPPAISGLGATNGFAFRLQDRGNRGYAALSAARDQFLAEARKSPVLAGVREEGLADAPQMVLTIDREKANAFGVTFADINQTISTNTGSAYVNDFPNAGRMQRVTVQAEPGKRGNIFDIMNMSVRNGDGGMVPISAFAAYDWSKGPTQLVGYNGFPAIRISGQAAPGHSSGDAIAEVERIAGLLPSGFGYEWSGQSLQEIQSGAQVPMLLGLSCLLVFLCLAALYESWAIPLSVMLVIPLGIIGSLAAVMLRDMPNDVYFKVGLITIIGLSAKNAILIIEFAKDLREQGKSIRDAAVEAAHLRFRPILMTSLAFTLGVVPLTIASGAGSASQRAIGTGVMGGMISATVLAIFFVPVFFVTVVKIAQARKPEEQPLVHGEDAGSTSQ is encoded by the coding sequence ATGGCTGCCTTCTTCATCGACCGCCCTGTCTTCGCCTGGGTTCTCTCCATCGCCATCATGCTGGCGGGCATCCTTTCCCTGACGGCGCTGCCGATCACGCAATATCCGAACGTCGCGCCGCCGCAGATCAAGATTTCCGGGACCTATCCGGGCGCCTCGCCGGAGGATACCTACGAGGGCGTCACGCGGCTGATCGAGGAGCAGCTCAATGGCGTGCCGGGCCTGCTCTATTATGAATCGACCTCGGATGCTTCCGGCGCCATCAACATCACCGTGACCTTCGAGCCGGGGACAGATCCGGACAACGCCGCCGTCGAGGTGCAGAACCGGGTGCGACGGGTGGAAGCGCGGCTTCCCGCCGCCATCGTGCAGCGCGGCATCACAGTCACTGCCGCCAGCAGTGGCACGTTGCTGCTGGTGGCGTTGACTTCGAAGAGCGGCGACATGGACGGGCTGGCCCTCGGCGACTACATGAGCCGAAACGTCGCCAACGAACTGCGCCGCATTCCCGGCATCGGGAATGTTCAGCTCTTCGGCAGCGAACGCGCCATGCGCGTCTGGATCGATCCGGACAGGCTGCTCGGCTTCAATCTGTCCCCCTCCGATGTCACCGACGCCATCCATTCGCAGAATGCGCAGGTCGCGGCCGGCCGCGTCGGCGCGGCCCCGGTGGGACCTGAGCGGCGCACCACGGGATCGCTGCTGATCAAGGGCCAGCTCGTCACGCCGGAGGAATTCGGAGCGATCGTATTGCGCGCGCAGTCGGACGGCTCCACCGTGCGGCTGCGCGATGTCGCCCGCATCGAAGTGGGCGCGGAAAGCTACAGCACGTCGACCCGGATCAATGGCAAGGCGGCATCCGGCGCGGCCATAGAGCTTGCACCGGGCGGCAACGCGCTTTCGGCGGCGGGGGCGATCCGTGAGAGGATGGCGGAACTGGCGCCGTCCTTCCCCGAGGACATCGCGTGGTCGATCCCCTACGACACGACGCCCTTCGTTTCGATCTCCATCGAGAAGGTGCTGCACACGCTGCTGGAGGCCGTGGTGCTGGTCTTCGCCGTGATGTTCCTGTTCCTGCAGAATATCCGCTACACGGTCATCCCCACCGTCGTCGTGCCGATCGCGCTGCTCGGCGCCTGCGCCGTCATGCTGGTGCTCGGCTTCTCCATCAACGTGCTCACCATGTTCGGCATGGTGCTCGCCATCGGCATCCTCGTCGACGACGCCATCGTCGTGGTCGAGAATGTCGAGCGCATCATGATGGAGGAGGGGCTTTCGCCGAAGGAGGCGACGAAGAAGGCGATGAAGCAGATCACCGGGGCCGTCATCGGCATCACGCTGGTGCTGACGTCGGTCTTCGTTCCCATGGCATTTTTCCCCGGAGCGGTCGGCGTCATCTACAAGCAGTTCGCTCTGACCATGGTCGCCTCCATCCTGTTCTCCGCATTCCTGGCGCTGTCGCTGACGCCGGCGCTCTGCGCCACCTTTCTGAAGCCCATCGAGAAGGGCCACGCCCATGCCAGGAAGGGGTTCTTCGGCTGGTTCAACCGGGGTTTCGACAGCACGTCGCGCACGTACAGCGGCTGGGTGGGCGGCCTGCTGCGCACGAGCGGTCGGGTGATGCTGGTCTATCTCGTCGTCGTCGCAGCGACGGCCTATATGTTCGCGCGGCTTCCCACCGATTTCCTGCCGGTCGAGGATCAGGGAACGCTGCTGGCGCAGGTGCAGGGGCCGGCGGACGCGACGGCAGCACGCACGCTCGAATCCGTAGAGACGATGGAGAAGATCGTGCTGGACGATCCCGCCGTCACCCGCGTCGTCGCCATCAACGGCTTCAGCTTCTCCGGCGCGGGCGAGAATGCGGCGATAGTCTTCATGACATTGAAGGACTGGAGCGAACGCGGCGCGGAACAGGCTGCCACGCTCGTCGCGCAGAAGCTCAACGGAGCCTTCCAGTCGATCAAGGACGCCGCAGCCTTCGCCACCGCGCCGCCGGCGATCTCCGGGCTCGGGGCGACGAACGGTTTCGCCTTCCGGCTTCAGGATCGCGGCAACCGCGGTTACGCGGCGCTGTCGGCGGCGCGTGACCAGTTTCTTGCCGAGGCGCGCAAGAGCCCGGTTCTCGCCGGCGTGCGCGAGGAGGGGCTTGCGGATGCGCCGCAGATGGTGCTGACGATCGACCGCGAGAAAGCGAACGCCTTCGGCGTGACCTTCGCCGACATCAACCAGACGATCAGCACCAATACCGGCTCGGCCTACGTCAACGACTTTCCCAATGCCGGCCGCATGCAGAGGGTGACGGTGCAGGCCGAGCCCGGCAAGCGCGGCAACATCTTCGACATCATGAACATGAGCGTGCGCAACGGCGACGGCGGCATGGTGCCGATCTCGGCCTTCGCCGCCTATGACTGGTCGAAGGGGCCGACGCAGCTTGTCGGCTACAACGGCTTCCCGGCGATCCGCATCAGCGGGCAGGCTGCGCCGGGCCATTCCTCCGGCGACGCCATCGCCGAGGTGGAGCGGATCGCCGGCCTGCTTCCCTCGGGTTTCGGCTACGAGTGGAGCGGCCAGTCGCTTCAGGAAATCCAGTCCGGTGCGCAGGTGCCGATGCTGCTCGGGCTTTCCTGCCTGCTGGTTTTCCTGTGCCTGGCCGCGCTCTACGAAAGCTGGGCGATCCCCCTGTCTGTCATGCTGGTGATCCCGCTCGGCATTATCGGCTCGCTCGCCGCAGTGATGCTGCGCGACATGCCGAACGACGTCTACTTCAAGGTCGGCCTCATCACCATCATCGGCCTGTCAGCCAAGAACGCCATCCTGATCATCGAGTTCGCCAAGGATCTGCGCGAGCAGGGTAAATCGATCCGCGACGCGGCGGTGGAGGCGGCGCATCTCCGCTTCCGGCCTATCCTGATGACCTCGCTCGCCTTCACGCTCGGCGTCGTACCCCTGACGATCGCGAGCGGCGCCGGTTCGGCCAGCCAGCGCGCCATCGGCACCGGCGTCATGGGCGGCATGATTTCCGCGACCGTGCTCGCCATCTTCTTCGTGCCGGTGTTCTTCGTGACCGTCGTGAAGATAGCGCAAGCGCGTAAACCCGAGGAACAGCCGCTTGTTCATGGCGAGGACGCTGGATCGACTTCACAATGA
- a CDS encoding VapC toxin family PIN domain ribonuclease has product MIFLDTNVVSETLKKAPDEAVVAWLVRHDAELALPTVTIAEIAYGIQKIRPDQRADRLEQGLQDWRRRFAGRIFGLTEEAALAYGEIMGDAARQGHIMSAPDGMIAAIAQVNGGRLATRNLKDFRTTGLHLTSPWDF; this is encoded by the coding sequence TTGATCTTCCTCGATACCAACGTCGTCTCGGAAACCCTCAAGAAGGCCCCGGACGAGGCGGTCGTCGCCTGGCTTGTGCGGCACGATGCGGAACTGGCACTGCCGACGGTGACGATTGCCGAGATAGCCTACGGCATTCAGAAGATCAGGCCGGACCAGCGGGCAGACCGGCTGGAACAGGGCCTGCAGGACTGGCGCCGCCGCTTTGCCGGCCGCATCTTCGGCCTGACCGAGGAGGCGGCCCTTGCCTATGGCGAGATCATGGGCGATGCGGCCCGGCAGGGACATATCATGTCGGCCCCTGACGGCATGATCGCCGCGATCGCGCAGGTCAACGGCGGCCGTCTGGCCACCCGCAACCTGAAAGACTTCAGGACCACCGGTCTCCACCTCACCTCTCCGTGGGATTTCTGA
- a CDS encoding FAD-dependent oxidoreductase, with product MPRHRVVIVGAGFAGLKLANDLKAGSIEITIIDRRNHHLFQPLLYQVATTVLATSEIAWPIRSLYRNRPEVTTLLGEVVGVDLSGHTVSLRDGQGIPYDTLVLATGARHAYFGHDEWEKVAPGLKTLEDATTIRRRVLLAFEKAEMEPDPERRKALLTFVVVGGGATGVELAGMIAELAHRTLYREFRHIDTRTAKILLVEAGPRILPVFTPELSEYGRQALEKLGVDVRTGKSVTDCSAEGVKIGDEFIASQTLIWAAGVRASKAAAWLGVEADRAGRVVVRADLTVPEMPDVFVIGDTASVVSENGKPVPGIAPAAKQQGAYVAKVIARRLAGAEPPGPFVYRHQGNLATIGRRAAVVEFGRLKLKGSIAWWIWGLAHIFFLIGTRSRIAVAASWLWVFLRGQHSARLITQRETIQDTDS from the coding sequence ATGCCCAGACATCGTGTCGTCATCGTCGGGGCCGGCTTTGCCGGCCTGAAACTCGCCAATGATCTCAAGGCTGGGTCGATTGAGATCACTATCATCGACCGGAGGAACCATCATCTCTTCCAGCCGCTTCTCTATCAGGTTGCCACGACTGTGTTGGCGACCTCGGAAATCGCCTGGCCGATCCGGAGTCTTTACCGGAACCGGCCGGAGGTCACCACGCTGCTTGGGGAGGTGGTCGGTGTCGACCTGTCGGGACATACTGTTTCCCTGCGGGATGGGCAGGGCATTCCTTATGACACGCTGGTTCTGGCGACAGGTGCGCGGCACGCTTATTTCGGTCATGACGAATGGGAGAAAGTGGCGCCGGGCCTGAAAACCCTCGAGGATGCGACGACGATCCGCAGGCGGGTGTTGCTGGCGTTCGAAAAGGCGGAGATGGAACCAGATCCGGAAAGGCGCAAGGCTCTGCTAACCTTCGTGGTTGTTGGTGGCGGCGCAACCGGCGTCGAGCTTGCCGGCATGATTGCCGAACTAGCGCATCGCACCCTTTATCGGGAGTTTCGGCACATCGATACCAGGACTGCGAAAATCCTTCTGGTCGAGGCAGGCCCCCGCATTCTTCCGGTCTTCACACCGGAGCTTTCCGAATACGGCAGGCAGGCGCTGGAGAAACTCGGCGTCGATGTACGCACTGGCAAGTCCGTGACGGATTGCAGTGCCGAGGGCGTCAAGATCGGGGACGAATTCATTGCCAGCCAGACGCTGATCTGGGCGGCGGGTGTGCGCGCATCGAAGGCGGCGGCGTGGCTTGGCGTCGAGGCGGACAGGGCGGGACGCGTTGTGGTCCGCGCCGACCTGACGGTGCCGGAAATGCCGGATGTTTTCGTCATCGGGGACACAGCCTCCGTCGTCAGCGAAAACGGCAAGCCGGTGCCAGGGATCGCCCCGGCGGCCAAGCAACAGGGCGCCTATGTGGCGAAGGTGATTGCCCGCAGACTTGCGGGAGCGGAGCCGCCCGGGCCGTTCGTTTATCGTCATCAGGGAAACCTTGCCACGATCGGCCGCCGTGCGGCCGTCGTCGAATTCGGCAGGCTAAAGCTGAAGGGAAGTATTGCCTGGTGGATATGGGGGCTGGCGCACATCTTCTTCCTGATCGGAACCCGTAGCCGCATCGCGGTCGCGGCAAGCTGGCTCTGGGTATTCCTGCGCGGCCAGCATTCGGCGCGATTGATAACCCAAAGGGAAACCATACAGGACACGGACAGTTGA